The Streptomyces uncialis genomic interval ACCTGCCCGGCGCGGGCGGCACCGTCGGCCTCGCCCGGCTCGTCAGCGAGCACGGCAACGGCAAGCTCGCCATGTCGATGGGGCTCGGCGTCGTCGGCGCCGTCCACTCCAACGACGCGCCGAAGACGCTCGCCGACACCACCCCGATCGCCCGGCTCACCGAAGAGCCCGACGTGGTGGTCGTCGCGAAGGACTCCCCGTACAAGGACATCAAGCAGCTCATCGACGCCTGGAAGGAGAACCCCGGGAAACTGCCCGTCGGCGGCGGCTCCTCCCCGGGCGGCCCCGACCACCTCGCGCCGATGCTGATGGCACGGGCCGGCGGCCTCACCCCGAAGGACGTCAACTACATCCCCTACGACGGCGGCGGCGAACTCCTCGCCTCCATCCTCGGCAACAAGGTCGCCTTCGGCGTCTCCGGCGTCGGCGAGTACCTCGACCAGATCAAGTCCGGTGAACTGCGGCTGCTCGCCGTCACCGGACCCGAGCGGGTCGACGGGCTCGACGCGCCCACCCTGCGCGAGGCCGGCTACGACATGGACTTCACCAACTGGCGCGGCATCGTCGCCCCGCCCGGACTCACCGACGCGGAACGCGACAAGCTGACGAACCTCGTCACCGAGCTCCACGACTCCAAGGAATGGAAGGAGTCGCTGAAGAAGAACGGCTGGCACGACGCCTTCCTCACCGGCGACAAGTTCGGTGAGTTCCTCGACGCCCAGGACAAGCGGGTCGTGTCCGTACTGAAGGAGCTGGGACTGTGACGACCACCGAACCGCCCGGCCGTCCGGACCCGGGCGCGGGAACCGACGCCGCCACCCGGGCGCCCGCCGGGCAGCAGCCGGGCCGCCGCTCCTGGCTGCGCGAGCACTCCGAACTCGGCGTCAGCCTGCTGCTGCTCGCCCTCGGCGCACTCGTCCTCACCGACGCCCTCACCATGGACGTCGACATCTCCCAGCGCGGGCCCATCGGCCCCAAGACCGTCCCGATCGCGGTCGGCATCGGGCTGCTGGTGATCGCCGTCCTGCTCGCCATCGACGTCCTGCGCGGCGGCCACGGCGAGGCCGAGGGCGGCGAGGACATCGACCTCAGCGAACCCGCCGACTGGCGCACCGTCCTGCTGCTCGCCGGGGTCTTCCTGGCCACCGCTGTCCTGATCGACCCCCTCGGGTTCCCCGTCGCGGGCGCCCTGCTCTTCTGGGGCGCGGCCTACGCCCTCGGCAGCCGGCACTTCCATCGTGATCCGCTCATCGCCGCTGGAATCTCGCTCGCCGCCTTCATCGTCTTCGACCGTCTGCTCGGCGTACCACTGCCCGGCGGACCCCTGATGGGAGTGCTGTGAGATGGATGCCTTCAACTCCCTGATGGACGGGTTCGGCACGGCCCTGTCCCCACTCAACCTGCTCTGGGCCGCCATCGGGGTCCTCCTCGGCACCGCCATCGGCGTCCTGCCCGGCATCGGCCCCGCCATGGCCGTCGCCCTGCTCCTGCCCGTCACCTACGGACTCGACCCCACCGGCGCGTTCATCATGTTCGCCGGTATCTACTACGGCGCCATGTTCGGCGGTTCCACCACCTCGATCCTGCTGAACACCCCGGGGGAGAGCGCGGCCGTCGTGGCCGCCATGGAGGGCAATCCCATGGCGAAGGCGGGGAGAGGCGCACAAGCCCTCGCCGCCGCCGCCATCGGCCACTTCGTGGGCGGCATGATCGGCACCCTGCTGCTCGTCGCCCTCGCCCCCACCGTCGCGGACCTCGCCGTCGACATCGGCGCACCCGACTACTTCGCGATCATGGTGCTGGCGTTCATCGCGGTCACCTCGGTCCTCGGCTCCTCCCGCATCCGCGGTCTCGCGTCCCTGCTGATCGGTCTCACCATCGGTCTCGTCGGCCTGGACCAGATGACCGGACAGCAGCGCCTCACCTTCGGCTCCCTGCAACTCGCGGACGGCGTCGACGTGGTGATCGTCGCGGTCGGTCTCTTCGCGATCGGCGAGGCCCTGTGGGTCGCCGCCCATCTGCGCCGGGGCAACCCCGAGCCCATCCCGGTCGGCCTTCCCTGGCTCGGCCGCGACGACGTCAAGCGCAGCTGGAAGCCCTGGCTCCGCGGTCCCGTCATCGGTTTCCCGTTCGGGGCGATCCCCGCGGGCGGCGCCGAGATCCCGACCTTCCTCTCGTACGTCACCGAGAAGCGGCTCTCCAAGGACAAGAAGCAGTGGGGCAAGGGCGCCATCGAGGGCGTCGCCGGACCGGAGTCCGCGGCCTCCGCGTCCGCCGCCGGAACCCTCGTCTCCATGCTCACCCTCGGCCTGCCCACCACCGCGGTCGCCGCCGTGATGCTCGCCGCCTTCCAGCAGTACGGCATCCAGCCCGGACCCATGCTCTTCGAGCGCGAGCCCGACCTGGTGTGGGGCCTCATCGCCTCCCTCTTCGTCGGCATGGTCCTGCTGCTCGCCCTGAACCTGCCGCTGGCGCCGCTGTGGGCCAAGCTGCTGCGCATCCCCCGGCCCTACCTCTACGCGGGAATCCTCTTCTTCGCCGCGGTGGGCGCCTACGCGGTCGGCGGCGAGTCCCTCGACCTGGTGATCCTGCTGATCATCGGCCTCATCGGATTCGGAATGCGCCGCTACGGCCTGCCGGTGCTCCCGGCGGTCATCGGTGTCATCCTCGGCCCGAACGCCGAGCAGCAGCTGCGCCGCGCCCTCCAGATCAGCGACGGCAGCGCCTCCGGCCTGGTCAACACGCCGTTCTCCGTGACGGTGTACGTGATCATCCTGCTGATCCTCTTCTGGCCGCTGGCCGCGAAGCTGATCCGCAAGCCGGCGGCGGCACCGGCTCCGGCCCGGGTGAAGACCTCGGTCGGCGCCCCGGACCCGGACGCCTCACGCGGCGACGCCACGCGGACCCCGTCCGACGACTCGTCGGACACCCCGTCGGAGCCGGACGACACCCCGCGCGGCCCCGGGGACGACCCGGACGGGAAGGGACCCGGCCCGCGGTCATGAACGGGAGACAGCTCCCCGCGCGCCAGGACATCCGCCACGAACGGCCCGTCCGAAACGCCCCATGACCGAAACGCCCCATGACACGAGGTGCCCGGCGGCACCTCGTGTCATGGGGCGCACGGCGTTTCCCGGCCCCTCGCGCTCACCCCTCGGGCCACCAGGTGCGCTGGATGTCCTTGCGGACCTCCGGACGCTCCCGGGGCAGTTCCTCGGTCTCCTCCCGCCGCACGCGGCGGGTGCTCGTCCTGCTCGGCGTCTTCTGCACGGTCACTCGGCGCATGACTGCCTCCTTGAGGACTACCTTTTCCCGCGATCACACGGAGCTAGACCCGTTGGGGGACAGTGACTCATCCACGTCCCGTTGTCAGTGGTGGATGTCACCCTCGTCGGTGTGAAGCACAACGACCCCGCGCCCCCTTCCGGCGCCGCCCCGCGACCGCCCGCCGACCCCCCGTACCACCGCCCGCGGCACTCCGAGATCGTCGACGTCCATCTGATCGTCCGCCGCGGTCCGGACGTCCTGCTGGCCCGCCGGGCGAACACCGGATACGGCGACGGACTGCTCCACGCACCCTCCGGCCATGTCGAGGCCGGGGAGGACGTCCGCGCCGCCATGATCCGCGAGGCCCGCGAGGAGACCGGTCTGCGGCTCGCCCCCGGGGACCTGAGAGTCGCCCTGGTCATGCAGCACCGCGGCCCCGGCGGCGCGCCCCGGACCGGCTGGTTCTTCGAGGCGGAGCACGGCGCCGGCGGCGAACCCGTCAACGCCGAGCCCGGCAAATGCTCCGAGCTGGGCTGGTTCCCCCTCGACGCCCTGCCCGCCGACCTCGTCGGCTACTGCCGCGCCGGGCTCGACGCCTACCGCGCGGGCGAACGCTTCGTGCTCCACTGGCACCACGACGACGACCCCATCGCGTACGACCCGGCCCGCGACCGCGCCGAGCACCTGCCGGCCACCGTCCCCCGCGCCACGCCCTAACCGGCGGGCCACCAGGGGGCATGGACGGCCGCGGGGTCGTGCGGCGCGCGGGCGAGCCGCTCCAACTCGTCCAGCGCGCGGACGGCATGGTCCGCCGCGACCGGATCGGTCCGGTCCAGCCCGCTCGCCGCGAACTCGTCCTCGTCCAGCCGCAGGACCGCCGACCGGTCGGCGGACACCCACAGATCCAGCTCCAGGTCCGTCACCACGATCTCCCCGGACGGCACGAGCGCGGGCCGCGTCACATCGCAGTACCAGCCCTTCAGCCGCCCCTCCGACGTCCACACCTCCTTCACCGCGTACCAGCGGGTGCGCCAGTAGTGCTCCGTGAACACATCGCCCGGCTCGAAGCGGACGAACCCGAAGTCCCGTACGCCGTCCCCGGCCCACGGCGCGCGTACGCTCACCCGGTCCCCGTCGTCGTCCAGCACCACCGCGGGGTAACGGATCTTCGTACGGCCGCCCTTGACCAGCACCACGTCCACGGTGCGGACGGCCTCCTGCTCAGCCGAGTTCACGGACATACCGCACCTCCGTCGCGCCGATCGCGTACCCGAACCACGTGTTGACCGCGAGCATCGGGGCGTTGCCGGTGTCGTTGCCCGTGAACGCCTCCGTGATACCCGCTTCCCGGGCCCGGTGCAGGGAGTCGTTCTTCACGAGCTTGGCCAGCCCCTGGCCCCGGTGGGAGCGCGCGGTGCCCGTCATCGCCGTCGCGTACCGGGAACCCCCGTCGGTACGGGCCGCGGTGAACGCGACCGGCCGGCCGCCGGCGACGGCGACCGTCGTCAGCGACCGGTCCAGCAACGGGTGACGCCAGGTGTCTTCGAGCCACTGCTCGTAGTCGTCGAACTCCGCCGGGATGTCCCCCGGCTCGTCCAGGACGCACTCCGCGTCCAGCTCGAACATCGGACGCGGGTCGTCCGCGAAGTCGGCCGCCGTCCGCAGCTCCACCCCCTCGGGTACGGGGGCCAGGGGCGGCAGCGTGCCCTCCGCGAGGTCCAGCCGCAGGAAGTGCGCGGTGCGGCTCGGGCGGTAGTCCCTGCGCTCCGCGAACGCGCGGTTCTCCGGCTCGTCCAGGACCCAGGAGTACACCGTCCGCACCCCCCGCTCGGCCAGATGCGCCTCGGCCGTCCGCGCGAGAAGGGAGCCCGCGCCCCGGCGGCGGTGCTCCGGGTGGACGTAGACGTTCAGGAACCCCTGCCCGGGAAGCGGGCTGTCGTACGCGACGCCCGACTGCACGGTGCCGATGATCTCGCCGTCCAGCTCGGCGAGCAGCGGACGGTAGTGGGCGTCCGGGTGGATGTGGGACACGTCGAAGAGGACGGACTCGGCGGTGGCCAGCATGAACGGGACGGCCGCGCGGCGGACCCGGGCGAAACCCTCGGCGTCCGCCGGGGAGGTGGGGAGGAGCTCACGGATGACGACACTCATGCCCCGAACGCTAGGACCCCGCGCCCTGCCCCGCCTCCCAATTTCGCGGCCGTACCTGTGGCCGTGCGGGTGGGGCGGGGGTGGTCTGGTTCGATGGAGGGTCGGTTCCGCCTGCTCTCCTTCCGGGGGTCCCCATCCTGAACGCGTCATCGGCGGAAGCCCTGTCCGTCGTTCTGCTGCTGGCTGTGCTGGCCTGTGCCGTGATGCGGCCACGGGGCTGGCCGGAGGCCGTCGTGGCGGTGCCGGCCGCCGTCGTCGTGATCGCCACCGGGGCGATCTCCCTCGACCACGCCCGCGCGGAGGCGGAGCAGCTCGGACCGGTGATCGGATTCCTGGCCGCGGTGCTGGTGCTCGCCCGGCTGTGCGACGAGGAAGGGCTGTTCCACGCCTGCGGTGCGTGGATGGCCCGCACCTCGACGGGCCGCCCGCGCCGACTGCTGGCACAGGTGTTCGCCGCCGCGTCGCTGATCACCGCGGTACTCAGCCTGGACGCCACGGTGGTGCTGCTCACCCCGGTGGTGTTCGCCACCGCCGCGCGGCTGGGCGCCCGCTCCCGGCCGCATGTGTACGCCTGCGCCCATCTGGCGAACTCCGCGTCGCTGCTGCTGCCGGTCTCCAACCTGACCAATCTGCTGGCCTTCGCCGCCAGCGGACTCAGCTTCACCCGTTTCGCCGCGCTGATGACCCTCCCGTGGCTGGTGGCCATCGGTATCGAGTACGCGGTGTTCCGGCGCTTCTTCGCCGCCGACCTGGACGCCGGCGCGTCCGCGCCGCCCGCTGTCGCGGCGCCCCCGGTACCGGTCTTCGCGCTGGTGGTGGTCGCCTGCACGCTGGCCGGCTTCGTCATCACCTCCGCGTTCGGGATCGGACCGGCCTGGGCCGCCCTGGCCGGCGCGGTGGTCCTCGCGGTCCGCGCCCTGGCCCGGCGCCGCACCACCCCCGCCGCGCTGGTCCGGGCCGCGGACCTCCCCTTCCTCGCGTTCGTCCTGGCCCTCGGCATCGTGGTCCGCGCGGTGGTGGACAACGGCCTCGGCGAAGCGCTCGGTCATCTGGTGCCCGACGGCGGCACGCTGCCCGCCCTCCTCGCGATCGCCGCGCTGGCCGCCGTACTGGCGAACCTCATCAACAACCTGCCCGCAGTCCTGGTGCTGCTGCCGCTGAGCGCCCCGCTCGGCCCCGGTGCCGTGCTCGCGGTACTGATCGGCGTGAACATCGGGCCCAACCTCACCTACGCCGGTTCGCTGGCCACCTTGCTGTGGCGCCGGATCGCGCGCGAGCACGACAGCGACCCGGACCTCAAGGAGTTCACCCGCCTAGGCCTCCTCACCGTCCCCGCCACCCTCGCGGGAGCGGTGACAGCACTATGGCTCTCCCTCCACGCCATCGGAACCTGACCCAGCCCACACCCGAAGAACAACGCACCGGGGCAGCACCCAAGGCGCGCGGACAACCGCGCAATGGACGAGGGCAGCCCCGCACCCGAAGAACAACGCACCGGGGCAGCACCGAAGGGGCGCGGGGAACCGCGCGAGCAACCACGGGCCACCCGCACCCGAACGGGAACCGCAAGGGGCGCGACCGAAGGGGCGCGAGGAACCGCGCACCCACGAGCGACCCGCACAGGAACAAGCACGCCCAGGTGTGGAACCCCAGGGGCGCGAGGAACTGCACAAAGACGAGGGCAGCCCCGCACCCGAAGAACAACGGCTCGGGGCAGCACCGAAGGGGCGCGGGGAACCGCGCACCCCACGAGCGACCCGCACGGGAACAAGTACGCCCAGGTGTGGAACCCCAGGGGCGCGGGGAACTGCGCGAGCAACCAAGGGCAACCCGCACCTGAACGGGAACCGGAAGGGGCGCGACCGAAGGGGCGCGGGGAACCGCGCACCCCACGAGCGACCCGCACAGGAACAAGCACGCCCGGCACAGGAACCCCAGGGACCCGGGGAACAGCGCAAAGACGAGGGCAGACCCGCACCCGAAGAGCAACGGCTCGGGGCAGCACCGAAGGGGCGCGGGGAACTGCGCACCCACGAGCGGCCCGCACGGGAACAAGTACGCCCAGGTGTGGAACCCCAGGGGCGCGGGGAACCGCGCGAGCAACCACGGGCCACCCGCACCTGAACGGGAACCGGAAGGGGCGCGACCGAAGGGGCGCGAGGAACCGCGCACCCCACGAGCGACCCGCACAGGAACAAGCACGCCCAGGTGTGGAACCCCAGGGGCGCGAGGAACCGCGCAAAGACGAGGGCAGCCCCGCACCCGAAGAACAACGGCTGGGGGCAGCACCAAAGGGGCGCGGGGAACTGCGCACCCACGAGCGGCCCGCACGGGAACAAGTACGCCCAGGTATGGAACCCCAGGGGCGCGGGGAACTGCGCGAGCAACCATGGGCAACCCGCACCTGAACGGGAACCGGAAGGGGCGCGACCGAAGGGGCGCGAGGAACCGCGCACCCCACGAGCGACCCGCACAGGAACAAGCACGCCCGGCACAGGAACCCCAGGGACCCGGGGAACAGCACGACCCGCACAGGAAGGACGTACGCCCAGCGACGACAACCTCGCAAGCGCAAGCGAAGGCGACCCGTGGGGGACAATCACCCCGTGAACCCCCTGAAGGTCGTGATCGACCAGGACACCCCCACCGCCCCCTTCGAACAACTCCGCGCCCAGATCGCCGATCAGGCCCGCTCGGGCACCCTGCCGACCGGCTACCGGCTCCCCACCGTCCGCGCCCTCGCGGAGACCCTCGGCCTCGCCGCGAACACCGTTGCGAAGACCTACCGGGCCCTGGAGGCGGACGGGGTCATCGAGACCCGGGGCCGCAACGGCACCTTCGTCGCCGCGGCGGGCGACGCCGCCACCCGGGAGACGGCCGTCGCCGCGATGACCTACGCGGAACGCGCCCTGCGCCTGGGTGTACCCGAGTCGCAGGCCCTCACCGCGGTCCGGGAGTCGCTCCGCGCGACATACGGCCGCTGAGCACGGCCGCCGACCGGCCTCGCGACCGACCCGGCCCCCGACCCCGTACGACCTGTTCCGGCGTCCGGCCCGGCGCCGCCCCGGCTACCGGTGGAGGTCGATGAGCTGCGCGAGGTGACGCCCGGCCAGCTCCAGCGGCACCCCGCTGCGCGAGACCTGCGCGGCGAGCTCCGCGCCCTCCAGCGTGCTGATCACGGTGTGCGCCAGTTCCCCGGCGACCTCCTCGGCGAACCCCGCGTCCCGGAGCCGGACGGCGACCAGCTCACGCCAGCGCGCGAACGCCTCCGCCGCGGCCTCCTGGATGTCGGGCGCCCGGCTCGCCGTACCCAGCGCGGTCGAGGTGACCGGGCAGCCGTCCAGCCACCCGGACTCCCGCAGCCCGGCCGCGAGGCCCACCGCGCACGCGGCGACGCCCTTCGCCGGATCGGCCTCGCTGTCCAGCCAGACCCGCAGCGCGTCGCCGAACTCCGCGTCGCCGTGCCGGATCGCGGCGACGGCGAGTTCCTGCTTGCCGCCGGGGAAGAAGTGGTACACCGAGCCGAGCGTGGCCGACGCCTCCAGGGAGATCTGCTTGATCCCCGTGCCGTCGTAGCCCTGCCGCTGCATCAGCTGTGACGCGGCCCGCACGATCCGCTCGCGCGTCCCGACCGTCCCGCCGGAACTTTCGGGGGCTGTGCTCGTCGTCTTCACGACGCGATTCTATCGAATAGAACGTTCGCTACAGAGACTCTGCTACGGTCCTCTCTAGATAGAGCGCTCGTTCTAGAGCACCCAAGGCCAGTCCTGGGGCTTCCGGGGCGCTCCATGCAGTCGGCAGTCGTCCACGTATGCGTGAAGGGATCCGGACATATGGACAAGCAGGCGGTCACCCTCATCGGACTCGGCCCCATGGGGCAGGCGATGGGCGCGGCGTTCCTGGACCGGGGGCACGCCCTCACGGTCTGGAACCGCAGCCCCGGCAAGGCGGACGGCCTGGTGGCGCGGAGCGCGGTCCTCGCGGACAGCGTCGAAGCGGCGCTGCGGGCCAACGACCTGGTCGTGCTGAGCCTGACCGACTACGAGGCGACGTACGGGGTCCTCGGTCCCGCGCAGGACGCGCTCGCGGGCCGGGTCGTCGTCAATCTCAGCTCGGACACCCCCGACCGGGCCCGCGAGGCGGCGGCCTGGATCGCGGAGCGCGGCGCCACGCATCTGACGGGCGGGGTCCGCGTACCGCCGTCCGGGATAGGGCAGCCGGGGACGTCGACCTTCTACAGCGGCCCCCGGGAGGTGTTCGAACGGCACAAGGAGACCCTGGAGACGCTGACCGGCGCGGACTACCTCGGTGAGGACCCGGGCCGGGCGGCCCTCTTCTACCAGCTCCAGATGACTGTCTTCTGGACCACGATGCTGAGCTGGCTCCAGGCGGTGGCCCTGGCCGGGGCCCATGGCGTCACGGCCGAGGAACTGGCCCCGTACGTCAAGGACACCGTGGACATCGGCCAGTTCCTGGACTTCTACTCCGCGCGCGTCGACCGGGGCGAGCACCCCGGTGACGTCGACCGGCTCACCATGGGCGTCGCCAGCATCGAGCACGTGGTGCACACGGCCCGCGACTCGGGCGTGGACAGCACGCTGCCGTCGGCGGTCCACGACATCTTCCGGCGCGGAGTGGCGGCGGGCCGCGGTGCCGACAGCTTCACGAGCCTGCTGGAGGTGCTGAGGAAGCCTGCCGCGTGACGGCGACGCGCTCCGCGAAGGCGGGCGGGGCGGACCACCGCGGTCCGGGGCGGTGGCGGCGGTGGTGGCGGCGGGAGGTCAACGGCCGGGGCCCGGCCGGGTGCCAGGGGTGCCCGCCGGGCCGGGACCCGGCACCTCGCCCCGCGCCCGGGGCGGCCCGCCCCGGGGCTCCTCCGGTTCGGGGTTCCTCCCGGTCCGGTCGCGGGAGCGGTCCATCTCCCGCCACTCCGGCCGCAGTCCGGTCAGCGTGGTCGTCAGGAAGTACGCCGCCCCGCCCGCGAGCAGCACCGGAGCCAGTCCGAACGCGGTGACGGCCGCCCCCGCGATCAGCCCGCCGAGCGGGATACCGGCCCAGGCCAGCGAGGCGACGAGCGCGCTCACCCGGCCCAGCAGCGGCCGGGGCACCCGCTCGTAGCGGATGGCGCCGAGGATCGGGTTGAGGAATCCGCTGCCGAAGCCGTCGACCAGGAAGACGGCCAGCACCACCCACATCGGGGCACCGGACGCGAGGACCACGAAGCGGGGCGCCCCGGCGCACAGGAAACCCACGAAGAAGACCGGCCTGCGCGGCATCCGGTGCGCGACGGCCGAGGCGATCAGTCCCGCGCAGATCGCCGCCACGCCGCCGGTCGCGGCCAGCAGTCCGATGGTCGCCGGACCGTTGCCCGACTCCTTGGCCCAGACCGGCAGCAGCACGGTGACGAAGCCGCTGGCCAGCAGATTGGTGACGGCGATCATGCCGGACAGGCTGAGCAGCAGCCGGTCACCACGCAGAAAGGCGAACCCTTCCCCGAACCGCCGCCAGTACCCGGCCTCGACCCCCTTCCCCGCGCCGGACCCCGTACCCTTCCCCGCGCCGGACCCCGTACCCGACCCCGTACCCGACCCCGCGCCGGACCCTGCACCCGACCCCGTACCGGATT includes:
- a CDS encoding DUF402 domain-containing protein, which gives rise to MSVNSAEQEAVRTVDVVLVKGGRTKIRYPAVVLDDDGDRVSVRAPWAGDGVRDFGFVRFEPGDVFTEHYWRTRWYAVKEVWTSEGRLKGWYCDVTRPALVPSGEIVVTDLELDLWVSADRSAVLRLDEDEFAASGLDRTDPVAADHAVRALDELERLARAPHDPAAVHAPWWPAG
- a CDS encoding GNAT family N-acetyltransferase; the protein is MSVVIRELLPTSPADAEGFARVRRAAVPFMLATAESVLFDVSHIHPDAHYRPLLAELDGEIIGTVQSGVAYDSPLPGQGFLNVYVHPEHRRRGAGSLLARTAEAHLAERGVRTVYSWVLDEPENRAFAERRDYRPSRTAHFLRLDLAEGTLPPLAPVPEGVELRTAADFADDPRPMFELDAECVLDEPGDIPAEFDDYEQWLEDTWRHPLLDRSLTTVAVAGGRPVAFTAARTDGGSRYATAMTGTARSHRGQGLAKLVKNDSLHRAREAGITEAFTGNDTGNAPMLAVNTWFGYAIGATEVRYVRELG
- a CDS encoding TetR/AcrR family transcriptional regulator, encoding MKTTSTAPESSGGTVGTRERIVRAASQLMQRQGYDGTGIKQISLEASATLGSVYHFFPGGKQELAVAAIRHGDAEFGDALRVWLDSEADPAKGVAACAVGLAAGLRESGWLDGCPVTSTALGTASRAPDIQEAAAEAFARWRELVAVRLRDAGFAEEVAGELAHTVISTLEGAELAAQVSRSGVPLELAGRHLAQLIDLHR
- a CDS encoding SLC13 family permease, which translates into the protein MNASSAEALSVVLLLAVLACAVMRPRGWPEAVVAVPAAVVVIATGAISLDHARAEAEQLGPVIGFLAAVLVLARLCDEEGLFHACGAWMARTSTGRPRRLLAQVFAAASLITAVLSLDATVVLLTPVVFATAARLGARSRPHVYACAHLANSASLLLPVSNLTNLLAFAASGLSFTRFAALMTLPWLVAIGIEYAVFRRFFAADLDAGASAPPAVAAPPVPVFALVVVACTLAGFVITSAFGIGPAWAALAGAVVLAVRALARRRTTPAALVRAADLPFLAFVLALGIVVRAVVDNGLGEALGHLVPDGGTLPALLAIAALAAVLANLINNLPAVLVLLPLSAPLGPGAVLAVLIGVNIGPNLTYAGSLATLLWRRIAREHDSDPDLKEFTRLGLLTVPATLAGAVTALWLSLHAIGT
- a CDS encoding GntR family transcriptional regulator, with the protein product MNPLKVVIDQDTPTAPFEQLRAQIADQARSGTLPTGYRLPTVRALAETLGLAANTVAKTYRALEADGVIETRGRNGTFVAAAGDAATRETAVAAMTYAERALRLGVPESQALTAVRESLRATYGR
- a CDS encoding MFS transporter, with the protein product MAVSVVGTRISAIALPWFVLSTTGSATRAGLVAFAEMTPYVLVKAFTGPLVDRAGPRTVSWTTDLVSAAAAVAVPVLHHLDALPLWLLLALVAVIGAARGPGDLAKEVLIPEAAERGAVPLERASGLAGVTERLASTLGPAAGGALIAVTGPMAGLAVNAVCFAAGSLIIAVTLPRGMGRGTALLGEHRGAESGTGSGAGSGAGSGTGSGTGSGAGKGTGSGAGKGVEAGYWRRFGEGFAFLRGDRLLLSLSGMIAVTNLLASGFVTVLLPVWAKESGNGPATIGLLAATGGVAAICAGLIASAVAHRMPRRPVFFVGFLCAGAPRFVVLASGAPMWVVLAVFLVDGFGSGFLNPILGAIRYERVPRPLLGRVSALVASLAWAGIPLGGLIAGAAVTAFGLAPVLLAGGAAYFLTTTLTGLRPEWREMDRSRDRTGRNPEPEEPRGGPPRARGEVPGPGPAGTPGTRPGPGR
- a CDS encoding Bug family tripartite tricarboxylate transporter substrate binding protein, giving the protein MRLRTPLALLGAAVLVLTGPPLLTTGSGAETGTQIPGLRFMVPNTPGGGYDITARTAAKNAEDAGLTHDIEVFNLPGAGGTVGLARLVSEHGNGKLAMSMGLGVVGAVHSNDAPKTLADTTPIARLTEEPDVVVVAKDSPYKDIKQLIDAWKENPGKLPVGGGSSPGGPDHLAPMLMARAGGLTPKDVNYIPYDGGGELLASILGNKVAFGVSGVGEYLDQIKSGELRLLAVTGPERVDGLDAPTLREAGYDMDFTNWRGIVAPPGLTDAERDKLTNLVTELHDSKEWKESLKKNGWHDAFLTGDKFGEFLDAQDKRVVSVLKELGL
- a CDS encoding tripartite tricarboxylate transporter TctB family protein gives rise to the protein MREHSELGVSLLLLALGALVLTDALTMDVDISQRGPIGPKTVPIAVGIGLLVIAVLLAIDVLRGGHGEAEGGEDIDLSEPADWRTVLLLAGVFLATAVLIDPLGFPVAGALLFWGAAYALGSRHFHRDPLIAAGISLAAFIVFDRLLGVPLPGGPLMGVL
- a CDS encoding NAD(P)-dependent oxidoreductase; amino-acid sequence: MDKQAVTLIGLGPMGQAMGAAFLDRGHALTVWNRSPGKADGLVARSAVLADSVEAALRANDLVVLSLTDYEATYGVLGPAQDALAGRVVVNLSSDTPDRAREAAAWIAERGATHLTGGVRVPPSGIGQPGTSTFYSGPREVFERHKETLETLTGADYLGEDPGRAALFYQLQMTVFWTTMLSWLQAVALAGAHGVTAEELAPYVKDTVDIGQFLDFYSARVDRGEHPGDVDRLTMGVASIEHVVHTARDSGVDSTLPSAVHDIFRRGVAAGRGADSFTSLLEVLRKPAA